One region of Eupeodes corollae chromosome 1, idEupCoro1.1, whole genome shotgun sequence genomic DNA includes:
- the LOC129938571 gene encoding ubiquitin-conjugating enzyme E2-17 kDa — MSTPARRRLMRDFKRLQEDPPTGVSGAPTDNNIMIWNAVIFGPHDTPFEDGTFKLTIEFTEEYPNKPPTVRFVSKVFHPNVYADGGICLDILQNRWSPTYDVSAILTSIQSLLSDPNPNSPANSTAAQLYKENRREYEKRVKACVEQSFID, encoded by the exons gcTTCAAGAAGACCCACCAACTGGAGTGTCTGGAGCCCCTACAGATAATAATATTATGATCTGGAATGCTGTGATTTTTGGTCCACATGATACTCCTTTTGAAGATGGAACATTTAAACTTACAATTGAGTTCACGGAAGAATATCCAAACAAACCCCCCACAGTTAGATTTGTGTCTAAAGTTTTTCACCCAAATGTATACGCTGATGGTGGTATTTGCCTCGATATTTTGCAAAACAGATGGAGTCCCACTTACGATGTTTCAGCAATTCTTACTTCTATTCag TCCCTACTGAGTGATCCAAACCCGAATTCTCCGGCAAACTCAACAGCTGCTCAACTATATAAAGAAAATCGCCGAGAATATGAAAAGCGAGTGAAAGCTTGTGTCGAACAAAGCTTTATTGACTAA